The following proteins are encoded in a genomic region of Magallana gigas chromosome 1, xbMagGiga1.1, whole genome shotgun sequence:
- the LOC105327076 gene encoding uncharacterized protein, whose product MRLFARVACFLFLALIGHSVAQKQTEKTCRLLPSGKSCRAVYYSDCTTEFLQSQYPVLYSNSQNITIATPNVTIETRDMKDRYGLFTVVNVTIHPGNELEAEIQGFEARLTSIEGSRCVIVTSFGNGTFSEAERNSVFNFRLGPSKSFNFSVWALPKSPASLPAESFILAGETIDYPPENSSLWYTKIWFVNNSRDRIVEVQFQPAPAAYGIRYYNIQLRQIKYSGFEGMTSRLTTHAKMEFAMSSSIYVKFREVEPGMYRIKVEPYDDLKGDHDRCRCKRFGACKACNCTETPTFIIEDTRPVVTTSKEYTTGEISTSINTPDIATLPHKQTKQWNGLKMQLQNDDITWAMVSTGSEEKTPALHSDLPEVSDNNSQTGQNFEEAVGNKGENEDAGSSWKVPVSVFSVLTVALGAIVSVFAVVNYKRQGKSCRTINLYNNNYKGSGPGIVIIHDPKHNAHAQQLLTSINKDIPEVIVETKMFNDKCLWKKLASDSTFFVLWMTPKSFTQFERRLLKDRRIPSSVLSQIQKRFVVIESENEECRIQPRIQYWTKYVLNKELDIFLNFLRSNVLQESRDAWLPFKQTTADTTESHQALLRHYSRMDSGIHSDFENEADFTPCENDVEKASIAAVTIAECHMDAPITHQNKPTALSFPSHQLAKKTIAELEILPEEQRELSRVDTKDRFMPPEAFSCYDVEGSILSEAIMFLNERNAPPMAASLKFPEDSLSLTNDDFLMFRASVDRRSDTPVCYQNLIGYEEEIEEDPYEDQSPDVEYPPLPVGDADSVGGLSC is encoded by the exons ATGCGACTTTTTGCCAGAGTTGCGTGTTTCTTATTTTTGGCGTTAATTGGCCATAGTGTTGCTCAGAAACAGACGGAGAAAACCTGCCGCTTACTTCCG TCGGGAAAGTCTTGCAGAGCAGTGTATTATTCAG ACTGTACTACAGAGTTTCTTCAAAGCCAATACCCTGTCCTCTACTCCAACTCCCAAAACATCACCATAGCAACACCAAACGTTACCATAGAAACCAGAGATATGAAAGACAGATATGGATTGTTTACCGTAGTAAATGTCACTATTCACCCTGGAAATG aactAGAGGCGGAGATCCAAGGATTTGAGGCGCGGCTGACGTCAATTGAGGGATCCAGGTGTGTGATTGTGACTTCATTTGGGAATGGAACATTTTCCGAGGCAGAGAGAAAT AGTGTGTTTAATTTTCGCCTTGGACCATCCAAGAGCTTTAATTTCTCCGTCTGGGCCCTACCGAAGTCACCAGCTTCACTCCCGGCAGAGAGCTTTATCCTGGCAGGAGAAACAATCG ACTACCCGCCTGAGAACTCCTCCCTGTGGTACACAAAGATATGGTTTGTTAACAACTCACGTGACCGGATCGTCGAGGTCCAGTTCCAACCGGCTCCAGCCGCCTACGGAATCCGGTACTACAACATCCAGCTCCGCCAGATCAAGTACAGCGGGTTCGAGGGGATGACAAGCCGCTTAACGACTCACGCCAAAATGGAGTTCGCCATGTCGTCATCG ATATATGTCAAATTTAGAGAAGTTGAGCCCGGAATGTACAGAATCAAG GTTGAACCGTATGATGATTTAAAAGGTGACCATGACAGATGTCGCTGTAAGAGGTTCGGTGCGTGCAAAGCTTGCAACTGCACGGAAACACCGACTTTCATCATTGAAGACA CCCGGCCAGTGGTTACGACATCAAAAGAATATACAACGGGCGAGATTTCAACGTCAATTAATACTCCCGACATCGCCACCCTTCCACACAAACAAACCAAGCAATGGAACGGACTAAAAATGCAACTCCAAAACGATGACATCACATGGGCCATGGTATCCACCGGAAGTGAAGAAAAAACTCCCGCCCTGCACTCCGACTTACCGGAAGTGTCTGATAACAACAGCCAGACGGGTCAAAACTTCGAGGAGGCAGTCGGCAATAAAGGCGAGAACGAGGACGCCGGAAGTAGTTGGAAAGTTCCGGTCAGTGTGTTCTCCGTCCTGACGGTGGCGCTGGGTGCCATCGTGTCCGTGTTCGCTGTGGTCAATTACAAACGACAAG ggaAAAGCTGCAGAACCATTAATCTTTACAACAACAATTATAAAG GTTCCGGTCCCGGTATAGTGATTATCCATGACCCAAAGCACAATGCGCATGCGCAACAATTGCTTACATCCATCAACAAAGACATACCAGAGGTCATCGTGGAAACCAAAATGTTCAACGACAAATGTCTCTGGAAGAAACTCGCCTCGGACTCCACATTCTTCGTTTTGTGGATGACGCCGAAATCGTTTACCCAGTTTGAGCGACGACTGCTGAAGGATCGGCGAATACCATCCTCGGTGCTCTCTCAGATTCAAAAGCGATTCGTCGTGATAGAGTCGGAAAATGAGGAGTGTAGAATTCAGCCAAGGATCCAGTACTGGACCAAGTATGTGTTGAACAAAGAACTAGACATTTTTCTAAACTTTCTCCGAAGTAACGTTTTACAAGAATCGCGCGACGCTTGGCTTCCCTTCAAGCAGACGACAGCAGATACCACAGAATCACATCAAGCGTTGCTGAGACACTACAGTCGAATGGACTCAGGTATCCATAGCGATTTTGAAAACGAGGCTGATTTCACTCCGTGCGAAAACGACGTAGAAAAGGCTAGCATAGCTGCGGTTACAATAGCAGAATGCCACATGGACGCACCGATTACGCATCAAAACAAACCGACCGCATTATCTTTCCCTTCGCATCAACTCGCCAAAAAGACTATCGCTGAACTCGAGATATTACCGGAAGAGCAACGAGAGCTCTCGCGCGTGGACACTAAAGATCGGTTTATGCCACCGGAAGCGTTTTCGTGCTATGACGTAGAAGGAAGTATTTTGTCGGAAGCCATCATGTTCCTCAATGAACGAAACGCTCCACCAATGGCAGCGAGTTTGAAATTTCCCGAGGACTCCCTTTCACTGACAAACGACGATTTCTTGATGTTTCGCGCCTCGGTCGATCGGCGTAGCGATACACCTGTTTGTTATCAGAATTTGATCGGATATGAGGAGGAAATTGAGGAAGACCCGTATGAAGACCAGAGCCCGGATGTTGAATATCCACCACTTCCGGTTGGGGACGCGGACAGTGTTGGCGGACTAAGCTGCTAG